One Thioalkalivibrio sp. ALJ12 genomic window carries:
- the cmk gene encoding (d)CMP kinase produces the protein MTAAIPVLAIDGPGGAGKGTVCMRVAAAMGWHLLDSGALYRLLGLAARQHGVELTDIEGLERLAGALDVSFEIDGDAARVTTLLEGQPVDVLLRTEQAGSDASQVAALPAVREALLDRQRWFAQAPGLVADGRDMGTVVFPDADLKIFLTASAEERARRRYMQLKEQGLSANLSALQDEMEARDRRDRERSVAPLKPAEDAWVLDTTELDIVSVVDMILERLRDVLPEQSPRIEG, from the coding sequence ATGACGGCGGCGATCCCGGTGCTCGCCATTGACGGCCCGGGTGGTGCCGGAAAGGGGACGGTGTGCATGCGCGTCGCCGCGGCGATGGGCTGGCACCTGCTCGACAGTGGGGCCCTGTACCGACTGCTGGGCCTTGCCGCGCGCCAGCATGGGGTGGAGCTGACCGATATCGAAGGACTCGAACGCCTGGCCGGCGCACTGGACGTCAGCTTCGAGATCGACGGCGATGCGGCAAGGGTAACGACCCTGCTTGAGGGCCAGCCGGTGGACGTGCTCCTGCGCACCGAACAGGCGGGTTCCGATGCCTCGCAGGTCGCCGCGCTGCCCGCTGTACGCGAGGCATTGCTCGATCGCCAGCGATGGTTTGCTCAGGCCCCGGGGCTGGTCGCGGACGGGCGCGACATGGGCACCGTGGTGTTCCCGGATGCGGACCTCAAGATCTTCCTGACGGCCTCGGCGGAGGAGCGGGCGCGCAGGCGTTACATGCAGTTGAAGGAACAAGGACTTAGTGCTAATCTTTCCGCCCTTCAGGATGAGATGGAGGCGCGCGACCGCCGTGACCGCGAGCGTAGCGTGGCTCCCCTCAAGCCCGCCGAAGATGCCTGGGTGCTGGATACCACGGAACTCGACATCGTCAGCGTGGTGGACATGATCCTGGAGCGCCTCCGGGACGTACTCCCGGAACAAAGCCCCCGAATCGAGGGATAG
- the rpsA gene encoding 30S ribosomal protein S1, with the protein MSESFAQLLEESMAYTQMQPGAILSATVIEVTPDVVVVNAGLKSEGVIPTEQFMNDEGELEVKVGDVVEVALETPEDGFGETRMSREKAKRAKAWDRLEGAMEEEQYVTGKISGKVKGGYTVELGDIRAFLPGSLVDVRPVRDTAYLEGKELEFKLIKLDRRRNNVVVSRRAVVEQEYSAEREELLKNLQEGAVVKGIVKNLTDYGAFLDLGGIDGLLHITDMAWKRVKHPSDVVEIGQEVEVKVLKFDRERMRVSLGLKQLGEDPWENITRRYPTGTRIFGKVTNITDYGCFVEIEDGVEGLVHVSEMDWTNKNVNPGKVVAIGDEVEVMILDLDEERRRISLGMKQCQSNPWDDFAANHNRGEKVRGQIKSITDFGVFVGLDGGIDGLIHLSDLSWHEAGEEAIRNFKKGDEVEAVVLSVDPERERISLGLKQLDRDPFSNFVAEHTKGSIVKGTVKEVDAKAAVIELADGIDGILRAADISQDRVEDARTVLNVGEEVEAKFMGVDKKTRAISLSIKAKDRAEEAEMVSDYSASGSATTSLGDLLKEQMGKND; encoded by the coding sequence ATGAGTGAAAGTTTCGCGCAACTGCTCGAAGAGAGCATGGCCTACACCCAGATGCAGCCGGGTGCCATCCTCAGTGCCACCGTCATTGAGGTCACCCCGGATGTGGTCGTGGTCAATGCCGGCCTGAAGTCCGAGGGGGTCATCCCCACCGAGCAGTTCATGAACGACGAGGGCGAGCTCGAGGTCAAGGTCGGCGATGTCGTCGAAGTGGCCCTCGAAACCCCCGAAGACGGTTTCGGCGAGACGCGCATGTCGCGCGAGAAGGCCAAGCGCGCCAAGGCCTGGGATCGTCTCGAAGGTGCGATGGAAGAAGAGCAGTACGTCACCGGCAAGATCTCCGGCAAGGTCAAGGGCGGGTACACCGTCGAGCTGGGAGACATCCGTGCGTTCCTGCCCGGTTCACTCGTGGATGTACGTCCGGTGCGCGATACCGCGTACCTGGAAGGCAAGGAACTGGAATTCAAGCTCATCAAGCTGGATCGCCGCCGCAATAACGTGGTCGTATCGCGCCGCGCCGTGGTCGAGCAGGAATACAGCGCCGAGCGCGAAGAACTGCTGAAGAACCTGCAGGAAGGCGCGGTCGTGAAGGGCATCGTGAAGAACCTGACCGACTACGGTGCGTTCCTGGATCTGGGTGGCATCGACGGCCTGCTGCACATCACCGACATGGCCTGGAAGCGCGTGAAGCACCCCTCCGACGTGGTCGAGATCGGCCAGGAAGTCGAAGTCAAGGTGCTGAAGTTCGACCGCGAACGCATGCGCGTCTCGCTGGGCCTGAAGCAGCTGGGCGAGGATCCGTGGGAGAACATCACCCGCCGTTACCCGACCGGCACCCGTATTTTCGGCAAGGTCACCAACATTACCGACTACGGCTGCTTCGTGGAAATCGAAGACGGCGTGGAAGGCCTGGTGCACGTGTCCGAGATGGACTGGACCAACAAGAACGTTAATCCGGGCAAGGTCGTGGCCATCGGCGACGAGGTCGAGGTGATGATCCTGGACCTGGACGAAGAGCGCCGCCGCATCTCGCTGGGCATGAAGCAGTGCCAGTCCAACCCGTGGGACGACTTCGCCGCCAACCACAATCGTGGCGAGAAGGTCCGTGGCCAGATCAAGTCGATCACCGACTTCGGTGTGTTCGTCGGTCTGGATGGCGGCATCGACGGCCTGATCCACCTGTCCGACCTGTCCTGGCACGAGGCCGGTGAAGAGGCGATCCGCAACTTCAAGAAGGGCGACGAAGTCGAGGCCGTGGTGCTGTCGGTGGATCCGGAGCGCGAGCGTATCTCCCTGGGTCTGAAGCAGCTGGACCGCGATCCGTTCTCCAACTTCGTGGCCGAGCACACCAAGGGCAGCATCGTGAAGGGTACGGTCAAGGAAGTGGACGCCAAGGCGGCCGTGATCGAGCTGGCTGACGGTATCGACGGCATCCTGCGTGCGGCCGATATCTCCCAGGACCGTGTGGAAGATGCGCGGACCGTGCTGAACGTTGGCGAAGAGGTCGAGGCCAAGTTCATGGGTGTGGACAAGAAGACCCGTGCGATCAGCCTGTCGATCAAGGCCAAGGACCGCGCCGAAGAGGCCGAGATGGTCTCCGACTACTCCGCGAGCGGTAGTGCGACGACCTCCCTTGGCGATCTGCTGAAGGAACAGATGGGCAAGAACGACTAA
- a CDS encoding integration host factor subunit beta, translating to MDCFLSAHCGSLSSVCDERQMTKSELIESLAQKSPHLPARDVEMCVKALLERMSQALAHGQRVEIRGFGSFSLHFRPPRLGRNPKTGEGVALPGKHVPHFKPGKELRERVNSPAVVDE from the coding sequence GTGGACTGTTTTTTATCCGCACACTGCGGATCTCTTTCTTCTGTCTGTGACGAGCGTCAGATGACCAAATCGGAATTGATCGAAAGCCTCGCCCAGAAATCGCCTCACCTGCCCGCACGGGATGTCGAGATGTGCGTGAAGGCGTTGCTGGAACGGATGAGTCAGGCCCTGGCGCATGGTCAGCGAGTCGAGATTCGTGGCTTCGGCAGCTTCTCCCTGCATTTCCGCCCGCCGCGTCTTGGACGCAATCCCAAGACCGGGGAAGGGGTGGCACTGCCGGGCAAGCATGTCCCGCATTTCAAACCCGGCAAGGAACTGCGCGAGCGGGTCAATAGCCCCGCGGTTGTCGACGAGTAA
- a CDS encoding lipopolysaccharide assembly protein LapA domain-containing protein — MSDRRRQQVRNVVAFALLILISSAIGILVVFNEGQVTLSLPWVDVQAPLVVLLGISALVGVVVTAAILLLRIRRLNQKVADLRAENRALKTEVEQMRTAPMRDFY, encoded by the coding sequence ATGTCCGATCGACGGCGCCAGCAGGTCCGCAACGTAGTCGCGTTTGCCTTGCTGATCCTGATCTCTTCGGCGATCGGTATTCTTGTGGTGTTCAACGAGGGCCAGGTCACCCTGAGCCTGCCATGGGTAGACGTGCAAGCGCCCCTGGTAGTCCTGCTGGGCATTTCCGCGCTCGTGGGTGTGGTCGTCACGGCCGCCATTCTGCTTCTCCGTATCCGCCGACTGAACCAGAAGGTGGCGGACCTGCGCGCGGAGAATCGCGCATTGAAGACCGAGGTCGAGCAGATGCGAACGGCCCCGATGCGGGATTTTTATTAG
- a CDS encoding tetratricopeptide repeat protein, giving the protein MINDWFWLLLPVAAASGWWVARRVHPEDPGDQEPSLHRYLEGVRYLLDDRTDDALQAFIEMVEVDHETFETHVILGRLFRRRGEVDRAIRIHQNLVARPSLKDEQRAQALNELGQDFLLAGVLDRAEAVFRELADSPHQAVQALKGLQHVYETQREWERAIEVGTRLKAHNVPNEHLRIAHYHCELATIALEQGDRSTSAERAAQAEGLVPGLSRALLIKSEIAEREDRIADAIACGREAVARTPPLAPLVVPRLERLHQALPGENRLGQLEQTLEDLANSRGITVARIALMRLYRRTGRLDAALSELGMILSQRPVPTSGLLEAVRWMKILPAVQEYSVEFAAFEKALSDQLGSQHLYQCMNCGYQGRAHVWQCPSCRRWDTLRGLDFELDASTEEAEDALVREGTR; this is encoded by the coding sequence GTGATCAACGACTGGTTCTGGCTCTTGCTGCCCGTGGCGGCGGCAAGCGGCTGGTGGGTAGCCCGTCGCGTCCACCCGGAAGACCCGGGGGACCAGGAACCTTCCCTTCACCGTTACCTTGAGGGCGTCCGATATCTGCTGGACGACCGTACCGATGATGCCTTGCAGGCCTTCATCGAGATGGTGGAGGTCGACCACGAAACCTTTGAGACCCATGTGATTCTTGGACGCCTGTTCCGGCGTCGAGGCGAGGTCGATCGGGCGATCCGGATCCATCAGAACCTGGTGGCGCGTCCTTCTCTGAAGGACGAGCAGCGGGCCCAGGCGCTGAACGAGCTCGGGCAGGACTTTCTGCTAGCCGGCGTTCTCGATCGGGCCGAGGCGGTCTTCCGCGAGCTTGCGGACTCGCCGCATCAGGCGGTGCAGGCGCTGAAGGGCCTGCAGCATGTCTATGAAACCCAGCGTGAATGGGAGCGCGCGATCGAGGTCGGCACACGACTGAAAGCGCATAACGTGCCGAATGAACATCTTCGAATCGCGCATTATCACTGTGAGTTGGCGACTATTGCGCTGGAGCAAGGTGACCGCTCAACCTCCGCCGAGCGAGCGGCACAAGCAGAGGGGCTGGTCCCTGGGCTGTCGCGCGCACTGCTGATCAAGTCCGAGATCGCGGAACGCGAAGACCGCATCGCCGATGCGATTGCATGCGGCCGTGAGGCCGTGGCCCGTACGCCACCGCTGGCACCCCTGGTCGTGCCGCGCCTCGAGCGGCTGCACCAGGCACTGCCAGGTGAGAACCGCCTGGGGCAGCTGGAGCAAACCCTGGAAGATCTGGCGAACAGCCGCGGTATCACCGTGGCGCGGATCGCACTGATGCGGTTGTACCGTCGCACCGGGCGGCTGGATGCCGCACTCTCCGAACTCGGGATGATCCTTTCGCAACGCCCGGTGCCGACATCGGGCTTGCTCGAGGCCGTGCGCTGGATGAAGATTCTCCCCGCGGTGCAGGAATACAGTGTGGAGTTCGCCGCGTTCGAGAAAGCGCTTTCGGATCAGCTCGGAAGCCAGCATCTGTACCAGTGCATGAACTGTGGCTACCAGGGTCGAGCGCACGTCTGGCAATGTCCGAGCTGTCGCCGATGGGATACCCTGCGGGGGCTGGATTTTGAACTCGATGCCTCTACCGAGGAGGCTGAAGATGCGCTGGTCCGCGAAGGGACGCGCTGA
- the pyrF gene encoding orotidine-5'-phosphate decarboxylase, whose protein sequence is MRAVVQSPAPRLIVALDFADADGAIQLAQRLDPSLCALKVGFELFVVAGPDLLGRLHDLGFRVFLDLKFHDIPNTVAAACRAAARTGVWLVNVHASGGLQMMQAAHEAVREVNDHTAVLAVTVLTSSDAHTLREIGVQRSPEAQVRLLGNLAIARAGLEGLVCSAQEASLLREELGSGPMLVTPGIRLPEAEGDDQRRVMTPENAIKAGASAIVVGRPITRAADPAAAATDFAHRLERVFQSH, encoded by the coding sequence ATGCGAGCAGTCGTTCAGTCCCCAGCCCCGCGTCTGATCGTGGCACTCGACTTTGCCGATGCCGACGGTGCCATCCAGCTGGCGCAGCGTCTCGATCCGTCATTGTGCGCCCTGAAGGTCGGGTTCGAGTTGTTTGTCGTGGCCGGGCCCGATTTATTGGGCAGGCTGCACGATCTCGGCTTTCGGGTATTCCTCGATCTCAAGTTTCACGATATCCCCAACACAGTGGCCGCCGCCTGCAGGGCAGCGGCGCGAACCGGCGTATGGCTGGTAAATGTGCACGCCAGTGGTGGCTTGCAGATGATGCAGGCGGCGCACGAAGCGGTCCGCGAGGTCAATGATCACACCGCCGTTCTGGCGGTTACGGTTCTGACCTCCAGCGACGCACACACGCTGCGCGAGATTGGCGTTCAGCGCAGCCCGGAGGCCCAGGTGCGCCTGCTGGGCAATCTGGCCATCGCGCGGGCTGGGCTGGAGGGGCTGGTGTGTTCTGCGCAGGAGGCAAGCCTGCTGCGTGAGGAGCTGGGCTCTGGCCCGATGCTGGTGACCCCCGGAATCCGGCTTCCGGAGGCCGAAGGAGACGATCAGCGCAGGGTGATGACACCGGAGAACGCGATCAAGGCCGGTGCCAGCGCCATTGTGGTGGGGCGACCCATTACCCGGGCGGCCGATCCGGCGGCAGCTGCGACCGATTTCGCACATCGCCTGGAGAGGGTTTTCCAGAGCCACTGA
- a CDS encoding ComEA family DNA-binding protein, whose protein sequence is MKNAIYCVKCWFFAALCVLPLALVTASGGQTPVNVNSASADELATLDNIGQVKAEAIVEHREAHGPFASVQALTDVSGVGERTVEMNLDRIEVE, encoded by the coding sequence ATGAAAAATGCCATCTACTGTGTGAAATGCTGGTTCTTCGCCGCCTTGTGCGTGCTGCCGCTGGCGCTGGTTACGGCATCAGGCGGGCAGACGCCGGTGAATGTGAACTCGGCATCGGCGGATGAACTCGCGACGCTGGACAACATCGGCCAGGTCAAGGCCGAGGCGATCGTCGAGCATCGCGAAGCCCACGGTCCGTTTGCCTCGGTGCAGGCGTTGACGGACGTATCCGGCGTCGGCGAGCGCACGGTGGAGATGAATCTCGACCGTATCGAGGTCGAGTAG
- the galU gene encoding UTP--glucose-1-phosphate uridylyltransferase GalU, with translation MNPNTPPIRTAVFPVAGMGTRFLPATKANPKEMLPIVDKPLIQYAAEEAVRAGIETLVFVTGRNKRSIPDHFDKAYELETELEERGKTEMLEKVRNIVPSNVTCVYVRQAEALGLGHAVACARPVVRNEPFAVILADDLIEEEQGGATKQMVEAFNQHGCSVLGVEEVPADRTHQYGIIDPVQTGPRTWDVRGIVEKPQPADAPSNVAVVGRYILTPRIFELLAEQEPGAGGEIQLTDAIAKLLQEERVTALNFEGRRFDCGSKLGYLEATVEFALMHPELKDDFGAYLKSRASTS, from the coding sequence ATGAACCCGAATACGCCACCGATCCGTACCGCTGTTTTTCCTGTCGCGGGCATGGGCACCCGCTTTCTTCCGGCCACCAAGGCCAACCCCAAAGAGATGCTCCCCATTGTCGACAAGCCGCTTATTCAGTACGCGGCCGAGGAGGCCGTGCGTGCGGGTATCGAGACCCTGGTGTTCGTGACCGGTCGCAACAAGCGTTCCATCCCCGATCACTTCGACAAGGCCTACGAGCTTGAAACGGAGTTGGAAGAACGCGGCAAGACGGAGATGCTGGAGAAGGTGCGCAATATCGTGCCGTCCAACGTGACCTGTGTGTACGTGCGTCAGGCCGAGGCACTGGGTCTGGGACATGCGGTAGCCTGCGCGCGGCCGGTGGTACGCAACGAGCCCTTTGCGGTGATCCTGGCCGATGACCTGATCGAAGAAGAGCAGGGCGGTGCCACGAAGCAGATGGTCGAGGCCTTTAACCAGCATGGATGCAGCGTGCTGGGCGTGGAAGAGGTGCCGGCGGACCGCACCCATCAGTACGGCATCATTGATCCGGTGCAAACGGGCCCGCGCACCTGGGACGTACGCGGGATTGTGGAGAAGCCGCAGCCGGCGGACGCACCCTCCAATGTCGCGGTCGTGGGCCGCTATATCCTGACCCCGCGCATCTTCGAGCTGCTGGCGGAGCAGGAGCCCGGTGCTGGGGGCGAAATCCAGCTGACCGACGCAATTGCCAAGTTACTTCAGGAGGAGCGTGTAACTGCCCTTAATTTCGAAGGTCGCCGCTTCGACTGTGGAAGCAAGCTGGGCTATCTGGAGGCGACCGTGGAGTTCGCGCTGATGCACCCGGAGCTGAAGGACGACTTTGGCGCCTATCTGAAATCCCGCGCCAGCACCTCCTGA
- a CDS encoding rhomboid family intramembrane serine protease: MTHPDPRHPDFSMMPPVIGFLLITNVALFLALPWLGDWLMTHFALWPIGTPSMILQDGQWLRVPDFQLWQLLTYGFLHGGLVHLSVNMFAVWMLGVQIENAWGSRTFALYFLICVIGAGLVQLMVTAYGDNGMVYPTVGASGGVFGVLLAFGMMFPNQRLYLFFLPIPIKAKYFVIAYGALELYLGISGTLAGIAHFAHLGGMAFGFLAIQYWRGRLPIRPRQRRFWW; this comes from the coding sequence ATGACGCACCCGGACCCGCGCCACCCCGATTTCAGCATGATGCCACCGGTGATCGGCTTTTTGCTAATCACCAACGTGGCGCTCTTTCTTGCCCTGCCCTGGCTGGGCGACTGGCTGATGACCCATTTCGCTCTGTGGCCCATCGGAACGCCTTCGATGATCCTCCAGGACGGGCAATGGCTACGTGTGCCGGACTTCCAGCTCTGGCAGCTCTTGACCTACGGGTTCCTGCACGGAGGCCTCGTTCACCTCTCGGTGAACATGTTTGCCGTCTGGATGCTGGGAGTGCAGATCGAGAACGCCTGGGGCTCCAGGACCTTCGCCCTGTACTTCCTCATCTGCGTGATCGGCGCAGGGCTGGTACAGCTTATGGTCACCGCCTATGGCGACAATGGGATGGTCTATCCCACTGTTGGGGCATCCGGCGGCGTGTTCGGGGTCTTGCTGGCGTTCGGGATGATGTTCCCCAACCAGCGGCTTTATCTGTTCTTCCTGCCGATCCCCATCAAGGCAAAGTACTTCGTCATCGCCTACGGCGCCCTGGAACTCTACCTGGGGATCTCGGGCACCCTCGCCGGTATTGCGCATTTCGCGCATCTGGGCGGGATGGCGTTCGGCTTCCTCGCCATCCAGTACTGGCGCGGAAGGCTTCCGATACGTCCGCGTCAGCGGAGGTTCTGGTGGTGA